One segment of Ricinus communis isolate WT05 ecotype wild-type chromosome 8, ASM1957865v1, whole genome shotgun sequence DNA contains the following:
- the LOC8280831 gene encoding uncharacterized protein LOC8280831 produces MALADETPCQTHLTTTFRWPTRRKIWLRRRKLPTLRLGGKKPRRGSFLIRVLRKVRLKWLKLQYSCMLRKLKEYYRNLIKDVVEAGATIEVYQQRLVMEASLAVPVLGFNFYPSVPGSARPRSVFM; encoded by the coding sequence ATGGCTCTAGCTGATGAAACTCCTTGCCAGACCCATCTCACCACCACCTTCCGGTGGCCGACTCGCCGCAAAATTTGGCTACGCAGGCGTAAGCTCCCCACGTTACGCCTGGGTGGGAAGAAGCCTCGCCGGGGATCCTTTTTAATAAGAGTGCTAAGAAAGGTGAGGCTAAAGTGGCTAAAATTGCAGTATTCTTGCATGTTAAGGAAGCTTAAGGAATATTATCGTAATTTGATTAAGGATGTGGTTGAAGCTGGAGCTACCATAGAGGTTTATCAGCAAAGACTAGTAATGGAGGCTAGTCTTGCTGTTCCTGTTTTGGGTTTTAATTTCTATCCTTCCGTGCCTGGATCCGCCCGCCCTCGATCTGTTTTCATGTAG
- the LOC8260968 gene encoding linoleate 13S-lipoxygenase 3-1, chloroplastic, with protein sequence MALAKEFMGSSLIDKSSFVSTSKAVFFNHNFPQKNQFLVSTPPGFVSLQQRKIVNVKRIVKKGPVAAISEDLIKANNSHDITVTEKAVKFKVRAVVTVRNKHKEDFKETIAKQLDAFADKIGRNVVLELISTEVDPRIKAPKRSKAAVLKDWSKKANVKTERVHYTAEFIVDSNFGVPGAITVSNKHQQEFFLEEITLEGFASGPVHFPCNSWVQSKKDHPGERIFFSNEPYLPSETPAGLKSLREKELKEIRGDGKGVRKLSDRIYDFGMYNDLGNPDKGIDYARPKLGGQNRPYPRRCRTGRVPTVTDVNAESRVEKPSPIYVPRDEQFEESKKKTFSAGRLKAVLHTLIPSLKASISAENHDFTAFSDFDILYREGLLLKVGIQDEIWRRLPLPKVVTTIQESSEGLLRYDTPKILSRDKFAWLRDDEFARQAISGVNPVNIESLKVFPPKSNLDPETYGPLESALKEEHIIGHLNGMSVQEALEENKLFIVDYHDAYLPFLDRINALDGRKAYATRTIFFLTPLGTLKPIAIELSLPPTAPSARSKRVVTPPVDATTTWIWQLAKAHVCSNDAGVHQLVNHWLRTHACLEPFILAAHRQLSSMHPIFKLLDPHMRYTLEINALARQSLISADGVIENCFTPGRYCMEISAAAYKDWRFDMEGLPSDLIRRGMAVPDPTQPHGLKLLLEDYPYAQDGLLIWFAIENWVRTYVNRYYPNSSIVGNDRELQAWYAESVNVGHADLRHADWWPTLATVDDLVSILTILIWLASAQHAALNFGQYPYGGYVPNRPTLTRRLIPEETDPEYESFIEDPQKYFLSALPSLLQATKLMAVVDTLSTHSPDEEYLGERQQPSTWSGDAEMIESFYEFSAEMGRIEKEIERRNKDPKLRNRCGAGVLPYELLAPSSEPGVTCRGVPNSVSI encoded by the exons ATGGCACTAGCTAAAGAATTCATGGGTAgttctttgattgataaatcATCATTTGTGTCAACTTCTAAAGCTGTTTTCTTTAACCATAATTTTCCTCAGAAGAATCAGTTTCTCGTGAGTACTCCTCCAGGTTTTGTGTCTTTACAACAGAGAAAGATTGTCAATGTTAAAAGAATTGTGAAAAAGGGTCCTGTAGCCGCTATCAGTGAGGATTTGATCAAAGCTAATAATAGTCATGATATAACTGTGACTGAAAAGGCTGTGAAGTTCAAGGTCAGAGCTGTTGTTACTGTCAGGAACAAACATAAGGAAGATTTCAAGGAGACTATTGCTAAACAATTGGATGCTTTTGCTGATAAGATTGGGAGAAATGTTGTTTTGGAGCTCATTAGCACTGAGGTTGATCCAA GAATCAAAGCACCAAAGAGAAGCAAGGCAGCGGTGCTAAAGGATTGGTCCAAGAAAGCAAATGTTAAAACAGAGAGGGTCCACTACACTGCTGAGTTTATAGTGGATTCTAATTTTGGGGTGCCTGGAGCAATTACAGTGAGCAACAAGCATCAGCAGGAGTTTTTCTTGGAGGAAATCACCCTTGAAGGTTTTGCTAGTGGTCCTGTGCATTTTCCTTGCAACTCATGGGTACAATCCAAAAAAGATCATCCTGGAGAAaggatttttttctctaatgaG CCATATTTACCAAGTGAAACACCAGCTGGGCTCAAGTCATTGAGAGAAAAAGAGCTGAAAGAAATTAGGGGTGACGGCAAAGGAGTTAGAAAATTGTCGGATCGGATTTATGACTTTGGCATGTACAATGATTTAGGAAATCCAGACAAGGGTATTGATTATGCCAGGCCAAAGCTTGGAGGTCAAAACAGGCCGTATCCAAGACGGTGTCGCACTGGGCGTGTGCCAACTGTTACCG ATGTGAATGCAGAGAGCCGTGTGGAGAAGCCATCGCCAATTTATGTGCCTAGAGATGAACAATTTGAGGAGTCTAAGAAGAAAACATTCTCAGCTGGAAGGCTCAAGGCTGTGCTTCATACTCTAATACCATCCTTGAAGGCCAGCATTTCTGCTGAGAACCATGATTTCACTGCATTTTCAGATTTTGACATCCTCTACAGGGAGGGTCTGCTTCTTAAAGTAGGGATTCAAGATGAGATCTGGAGAAGACTACCATTGCCAAAGGTGGTCACCACGATTCAAGAATCAAGTGAGGGACTTCTCAGATATGATACACCCAAAATCCTCTCCA GGGACAAGTTTGCCTGGCTGCGAGATGACGAATTTGCCCGTCAAGCAATCTCAGGGGTTAACCCTGTCAACATTGAGAGTCTGAAGGTCTTTCCACCAAAAAGCAATCTTGATCCCGAAACCTATGGTCCCCTGGAGTCTGCCCTAAAAGAAGAGCACATTATTGGCCATCTGAATGGCATGTCTGTTCAAGAG GCCCTGGAGGAAAACAAACTGTTTATAGTGGACTATCACGATGCTTATCTCCCATTTTTAGACCGCATTAATGCCCTTGATGGTAGAAAAGCATATGCAACTCGTACCATATTTTTCTTGACCCCTCTCGGTACACTTAAGCCCATTGCTATAGAACTTAGTCTTCCACCTACTGCACCAAGTGCCCGATCAAAGCGAGTAGTTACACCTCCAGTTGATGCAACCACTACCTGGATATGGCAACTTGCCAAGGCTCATGTTTGTTCAAATGATGCTGGGGTTCATCAGCTGGTTAATCACTG GCTACGTACGCATGCCTGCCTGGAGCCATTTATACTTGCAGCACATCGACAGTTGAGCTCAATGCACCCTATCTTTAAGCTTTTGGATCCACACATGAGATATACCCTAGAGATCAATGCCTTAGCCCGCCAAAGCTTAATCAGTGCTGATGGTGTTATTGAAAACTGTTTCACGCCTGGACGCTACTGCATGGAGATTAGTGCTGCTGCATATAAGGACTGGCGATTTGATATGGAAGGCCTTCCTTCTGATCTCATCCGCAG GGGTATGGCTGTACCTGACCCAACACAACCACATGGCTTAAAGCTTCTACTTGAGGATTATCCATATGCTCAAGATGGGCTTCTAATCTGGTTTGCCATAGAAAACTGGGTCCGCACATACGTGAACCGATACTACCCAAATTCAAGCATAGTTGGTAATGACAGAGAGTTACAAGCTTGGTATGCCGAGTCTGTCAACGTGGGCCATGCCGATCTCCGGCACGCAGATTGGTGGCCCACATTAGCCACCGTTGATGATCTTGTCTCAATCCTCACAATCCTCATTTGGCTAGCATCTGCTCAACATGCAGCACTCAATTTTGGGCAGTATCCCTATGGTGGGTATGTGCCGAATAGACCGACCCTCACGAGAAGATTAATCCCAGAAGAAACTGACCCGGAGTATGAAAGTTTCATAGAAGATCcacaaaaatatttcttgTCTGCATTGCCAAGTCTGCTACAAGCAACAAAACTTATGGCTGTGGTGGACACCTTATCAACACACTCGCCGGACGAGGAATACCTAGGTGAACGACAGCAACCATCGACTTGGTCAGGTGATGCTGAAATGATCGAGTCATTTTATGAGTTCTCTGCAGAGATGGGACGGATAGAGAAGGAGATCGAGAGAAGGAACAAAGATCCTAAGCTTAGGAACA